One Euphorbia lathyris chromosome 1, ddEupLath1.1, whole genome shotgun sequence DNA segment encodes these proteins:
- the LOC136222937 gene encoding pentatricopeptide repeat-containing protein At2g22410, mitochondrial produces MRISHVCIIRSQHFIPKPSLNHSIRASSLKPTCGNKANNSLLSNPLLFLLQKCESFSQMKQIQAQMIRTGLITDGFASSRLIAFCAGSEQKNLDYCAKLLLNTQNPNSFSWNVAIRGYLESENPKEAIVLYRRMLRSDGSMPDNYTYPLLFKVCTCLLLNFMGHQILGHVLKFGFDQDMFVRNASIHMMVAIGELELARKVFDESPVRNLVSWNSLINGYAKCGKAIEAIGVFREMMNNQIKSDAVTMIGVVSSCAQLGNLKLGREFHRHIEENGLILTIPLSNALMDMYVKCGDLAAAKGLFDNMADNTVVSWTTMVLGYAKHGFFDTAKQLFLAMPEKNVVTWNAMIGSYVKAKQSKEAIVLFNEMQTNNIKPDRVTLIHCLSACSQLGALEIGIWIHHYIKRHNLSLDVVLGTSLVDMYAKCGNISKALQVFDEMPCKNALTWTSIIGGLALHGNAIDAISYFSRMIDVGLIPDEITYLGVLSACCHGGLVEEGKLHFTQMKQRFNISPELKHYSSMVDLLGRAGLLEEADELIQSMPIEADAAVWGALFFACRVHGNLPMGERAASKLLELDPNDSGTYVLLANMYRESNKLEEARTVRRMMRERGVEKVPGSSAIEVNGVVSEFIAKDKMHPQSAQVYGCLIQLTRQIESADPALTDWCQGGMPE; encoded by the coding sequence ATGAGAATTTCTCATGTCTGCATAATCAGATCTCAACATTTTATTCCAAAACCTTCCCTGAATCATTCTATTCGCGCTTCTTCTCTCAAACCCACATGCGGGAATAAAGCCAACAACTCTCTTCTCTCAAACCCGCTTCTTTTCCTGCTACAGAAATGCGAATCCTTTTCTCAAATGAAGCAAATTCAAGCCCAAATGATCCGCACTGGTTTGATCACAGATGGGTTTGCCTCAAGTCGCTTAATTGCCTTCTGTGCAGGTTCAGAACAGAAGAACCTAGATTATTGCGCTAAATTATTGCTTAATACACAAAACCCCAATTCATTTTCATGGAATGTAGCAATTAGAGGATATTTAGAGAGTGAAAACCCTAAGGAAGCCATAGTTCTGTACAGAAGAATGTTAAGAAGTGATGGTTCTATGCCTGACAATTATACTTACCCTTTGTTATTCAAAGTTTGTACTTGCTTATTGTTGAATTTCATGGGGCATCAGATTCTTGGGCATGTCTTGAAGTTCGGTTTTGATCAGGACATGTTTGTGCGCAATGCGTCGATTCATATGATGGTTGCAATTGGAGAATTAGAGTTAGCACGTAAGGTGTTTGATGAAAGTCCTGTGAGAAATTTAGTTTCTTGGAATTCGTTGATTAATGGGTATGCAAAATGTGGAAAAGCAATTGAAGCAATAGGGGTTTTTAGAGAAATGATGAACAATCAAATAAAATCGGATGCGGTGACGATGATCGGTGTTGTATCATCGTGCGCACAATTGGGGAATTTGAAACTCGGCAGAGAATTTCATCggcatattgaagaaaatggacTGATTTTGACAATTCCGCTTTCTAATGCACTTATGGATATGTATGTGAAGTGTGGAGATCTTGCGGCAGCAAAGGGATTATTCGATAACATGGCGGATAACACTGTTGTTTCGTGGACAACAATGGTGCTTGGGTATGCAAAACACGGGTTTTTCGATACAGCGAAGCAGCTTTTCCTCGCTATGCCGGAGAAAAATGTTGTGACATGGAATGCCATGATTGGATCTTATGTCAAAGCCAAGCAAAGCAAGGAGGCAATAGTTTTGTTCAATGAAATGCAAACGAACAATATTAAACCCGATCGGGTGACTCTGATTCATTGCTTATCAGCGTGCTCTCAACTTGGAGCACTGGAGATTGGAATATGGATTCACCATTACATCAAAAGGCACAATCTTTCTTTAGATGTTGTTTTGGGTACTTCTTTAGTTGACATGTATGCGAAATGTGGGAACATTAGTAAGGCGCTTCAGGTTTTCGATGAGATGCCTTGTAAAAACGCTTTGACATGGACATCCATCATTGGTGGTTTAGCACTTCATGGGAATGCAATTGATGCCATTTCTTATTTCTCCAGAATGATTGATGTTGGGTTGATCCCGGACGAGATCACATATCTCGGGGTTTTATCAGCTTGTTGCCATGGAGGATTAGTTGAAGAGGGTAAACTacattttacacaaatgaagCAAAGATTTAACATTTCTCCTGAGCTTAAACACTACTCTTCCATGGTGGATCTTCTGGGCAGAGCAGGTTTACTAGAGGAGGCGGACGAGCTGATTCAAAGCATGCCAATAGAGGCAGATGCTGCAGTATGGGGTGCATTGTTCTTTGCTTGTAGAGTCCATGGGAATCTTCCAATGGGGGAAAGAGCTGCTTCAAAGCTTCTGGAGTTGGACCCGAACGACAGCGGAACATACGTGTTGCTGGCTAATATGTATAGGGAATCCAATAAGCTGGAGGAGGCTAGGACTGTAAGGAGAATGATGAGAGAAAGAGGAGTTGAAAAGGTTCCTGGTTCTAGTGCAATTGAAGTGAATGGTGTTGTCTCTGAGTTTATTGCTAAGGATAAAATGCACCCACAATCTGCCCAGGTGTATGGTTGTTTAATCCAGCTAACGAGGCAAATAGAGTCTGCTGACCCGGCTCTGACGGATTGGTGCCAGGGTGGAATGCCCGAGTAA